A region of Vitis vinifera cultivar Pinot Noir 40024 chromosome 15, ASM3070453v1 DNA encodes the following proteins:
- the LOC100265362 gene encoding SKP1-like protein 21 isoform X1, with the protein MAEVDTAVIKPEMMKSYIWLQTADGSIQEVEQEVAMFCPLICDEIIQRGMGSSKNNAITLPQRVNPVMLSLVLDYCRFHQVIGRSNKERKSFDEKFIRMDTKRLCELTSAADSLQLKPLVDLTSRALARMIEGKTPEEIRETFHLPDDLTEEEKLEPLKNITDDPRIRLLNRLYARKRKELKERERLKNVEVEEECVDYRSVDDLLSFINGGNEDSKGVGTSKNKKKNRRRKDQQKNTSSNHAIETTHKKESNCLKSVHHDVEINNNLQSSPSERSKLQDIQDDMFSPQANFEDGDIDDEFDPAIQEKIDREVEDFERILNSDWPERMQEILSLGRERKPINGNGSLSRDG; encoded by the exons atggCAGAAGTTGATACGGCAGTCATCAAACCTGAG ATGATGAAGTCCTACATTTGGCTCCAGACTGCTGATGGTTCAATCCAAGAAGTAGAACAAGAAGTGGCCATGTTTTGCCCCTTGATATGTGATGAAATAATACAAAGAGGTATGGGTTCTTCGAAGAACAATGCTATAACTCTTCCACAGAGAGTTAATCCCGTCATGTTGAGCTTAGTTCTTGATTACTGCCGTTTTCATCAAGTAATAGGACGCTCGAACAAG GAGCGGAAATCTTTTGATGAGAAGTTCATTAGAATGGATACAAAGAGGCTATGTGAGTTGACATCTGCTGCTGACAGCCTCCAATTGAAGCCTTTGGTTGATCTTACCAGCCGTGCACTTGCACGAATGATTGAAGGGAAAACCCCAGAGGAGATACGTGAAACATTTCATTTACCTGATGATCTTACAGAG GAAGAGAAGTTGGAGCCTTTGAAAAACATAACTGATGATCCACGGATCCGACTTCTGAATCGGCTGTATGCGAGGAAGAGGAAAGAattaaaagagagagaaagactAAAG AATGTTGAAGTTGAAGAAGAGTGTGTGGATTATCGTTCAGTTGATGATCTTTTGTCATTTATTAATGGAGGAAATGAAG ATTCCAAGGGGGTTGGGACTtctaagaataaaaagaaaaaccggAGAAGAAAAGATCAACAAAAGAACACTTCATCAAACCATGCCATCGAAACAACCCACAAGAAG GAGTCAAATTGTTTGAAGTCTGTACATCATGATGTGGAAATCAACAATAATTTGCAGTCCAGTCCCAGTGAGAGGTCAAAACTACAAGATATTCAGGATGACATGTTTTCACCTCAAGCCAATTTTGAAGATGGTGATATTGATGATGAATTTGATCCTGCGATTCAGGAAAAAATTGATAG GGAGGTGGAGGATTTTGAACGCATATTGAATTCAGACTGGCCAGAAAGAATGCAAGAGATTCTATCTTTGGGGCGAGAAAGGAAGCCCATAAATGGGAATG
- the LOC100265362 gene encoding SKP1-like protein 21 isoform X2: MAEVDTAVIKPEMMKSYIWLQTADGSIQEVEQEVAMFCPLICDEIIQRGMGSSKNNAITLPQRVNPVMLSLVLDYCRFHQVIGRSNKERKSFDEKFIRMDTKRLCELTSAADSLQLKPLVDLTSRALARMIEGKTPEEIRETFHLPDDLTEEEKLEPLKNITDDPRIRLLNRLYARKRKELKERERLKNVEVEEECVDYRSVDDLLSFINGGNEDSKGVGTSKNKKKNRRRKDQQKNTSSNHAIETTHKKSSPSERSKLQDIQDDMFSPQANFEDGDIDDEFDPAIQEKIDREVEDFERILNSDWPERMQEILSLGRERKPINGNGSLSRDG; this comes from the exons atggCAGAAGTTGATACGGCAGTCATCAAACCTGAG ATGATGAAGTCCTACATTTGGCTCCAGACTGCTGATGGTTCAATCCAAGAAGTAGAACAAGAAGTGGCCATGTTTTGCCCCTTGATATGTGATGAAATAATACAAAGAGGTATGGGTTCTTCGAAGAACAATGCTATAACTCTTCCACAGAGAGTTAATCCCGTCATGTTGAGCTTAGTTCTTGATTACTGCCGTTTTCATCAAGTAATAGGACGCTCGAACAAG GAGCGGAAATCTTTTGATGAGAAGTTCATTAGAATGGATACAAAGAGGCTATGTGAGTTGACATCTGCTGCTGACAGCCTCCAATTGAAGCCTTTGGTTGATCTTACCAGCCGTGCACTTGCACGAATGATTGAAGGGAAAACCCCAGAGGAGATACGTGAAACATTTCATTTACCTGATGATCTTACAGAG GAAGAGAAGTTGGAGCCTTTGAAAAACATAACTGATGATCCACGGATCCGACTTCTGAATCGGCTGTATGCGAGGAAGAGGAAAGAattaaaagagagagaaagactAAAG AATGTTGAAGTTGAAGAAGAGTGTGTGGATTATCGTTCAGTTGATGATCTTTTGTCATTTATTAATGGAGGAAATGAAG ATTCCAAGGGGGTTGGGACTtctaagaataaaaagaaaaaccggAGAAGAAAAGATCAACAAAAGAACACTTCATCAAACCATGCCATCGAAACAACCCACAAGAAG TCCAGTCCCAGTGAGAGGTCAAAACTACAAGATATTCAGGATGACATGTTTTCACCTCAAGCCAATTTTGAAGATGGTGATATTGATGATGAATTTGATCCTGCGATTCAGGAAAAAATTGATAG GGAGGTGGAGGATTTTGAACGCATATTGAATTCAGACTGGCCAGAAAGAATGCAAGAGATTCTATCTTTGGGGCGAGAAAGGAAGCCCATAAATGGGAATG